In the genome of Planctomyces sp. SH-PL62, the window CGTCGAGGCGATGACGCGGGACACCTGGCCCGGCCGCACCGGGTCGTTGACGTAGGGCCGCGAGGCGACGTAGGCCAGGCCGTTGTAGACGCCGTTGGTGGTCGTCAGGGCGTTGGCCGCCGCGGTCAGGCTGGTGGTCCCGCCGGTGTTGCCGCCGGTGCCGCCCCCGGTGCCGCCCCCGGTCCCGCCGCCGCCGGTGGTCCCGCCGATGGAGATGGTCCGGTTGCCGAAGTAGGGGGAGAAGATCGACACCGGGTCCAGGGTCGCCTGGGGCACGAACTGGGCGACCACGCCCGCCACCGGCGTGCCGTGGCCGTCGAAGCTGTTGGCGAGGACGGTGCCGGTGGTGGTGGTGCCGCCGCCGGTGCCGCCTCCGGTGCCGCCGCCGCCGGTGGTCGTGGTGCTCGTGTCGAGCGAGGCGACGTCGATGTTGCCGTTGCCCCCGGTGTAGAGGTTTTTGCCGGCCCCGACGCGTCCCCGGAAGGGGGAGGAGAGGGAGTCGACGCCCGTGTCGACGACCGCCACCGCACTGCCGCGGCCGTCATACGGCACGCCCAGGGTGCGGAGGTCGTTCAGGCCGATCAGCGAGCCGGAGGTCGAGCCGGCGAGGCTGGAGCTCGTCTTGAACTGCCAGATGCCGTCGCCGTCCGAGGCGTAGAAGGTCGTGCCGTCGGCGGAGAAGGTGATGCTCAGGGTCGAATCCATGAAGCTGGTCGAGTCCTGGGCGCCCGAGGTGTTGAAACCCTGGGCGAACACCGAGATGACGCCGCCCGGCGTGATCCGGATGACCCGGCCGCCGACGTTGCTGCCGCCGGTCGTGTTGCCGTTGCGGACGATCGGCACCAGCGGGTTGGTCGCGGCGTTGTAGGGCTGCGTCGGGTCGGCCTTCTCGATGCCGATGAAGCCGCTCCCCTGCACCGGCACGTTCACGATGACGCCGGCCGGGATGTCCCCTTCCTCGACCGAGGTGACGGGCACGAACAGGCCCGACGCCAGGTCGCTGACGAACAGGTTGCCGGCGTAGGTCGGCTGGCCGGTGATCGTTAGGCCGGTGGTGGTCCCGGTCGTGGTGGCGGCGTCGGCGGCCTCCAGGCCGATCGATTGGGCGAAGTAGCTGTACTGGTCGAAGGCGATGTCCTGGAACCGCCGGAACGGCGTGCTCAGGATCGACGACTCGTCGACCACCAGGGTCTCGGCGGTCGTCGCGTCGGTCACCACCGTCGCGCCGATCAGGAAGTCGCCGTTGGAGCCCTGGACGCCGCTGAACCCCGGCGTCGCCGGGATCCCGCCGCCCGAGGGCGTGCCGAAGTCGGTGAAGGCGGAGTAGACCGGCGAGAAGTAGTCGATGTTCGCCTGGGTCATGCCCACGATCGGCCCGAACGACATCCCGGTCTCCGAGACTCCCTTCGGGAGGCTCGCGGCGTTCGAGATGACCTGGCCCGGCGAGTACTGGTTGGCGTCGAAGAACAGGGCCGCCATGGTCCCGCCCGTCGAGCTGACGCCGCTGCCGGCGATCACCCCGCGGAGGAACTTCTGGAACTCCGGTCCCGGCACGACGACGGCCGTCGGGTTGATGTTGAACTTGGTCGCCGCCTGGCCGTCGGTCAGGGTGACGAAGGCCCCCATGAACGAGCCGTCGGCGCCGATCCGGTAGATCGCGTTCTTGGCCGGGTCGGAGCGGTCCGCCGTGGTGACCAGCATCGACGCCTTGCCGTCGATGTAGCCCTCGGAGTCGAACGCGATGTCGTACCAGTTGGTGAGACCGGTCGCGTCGACCGCATCCCCGGTCGCCCCGCCCAGCGAGTTCGCCGCCGGGTTGCTCCCGTCAGTGTTCAGGGCGTTGGGATCGATCTGGCTCATCACCGTGTTCAGGTCGAAGAACACGCTGGCCTTGCCCGTCGCCGGGTCGATCCGGTAGATCACGCCCGGGCGGTCCACGGCCCCTTCGACGTCGCCGCCGCCGCGGGAGACGGCGTAGAGGCCGTTGCCGAAGATCCCGCCCGGCCCGGCCTGGATCCGGACCATGTCGCCGCCGAACGACGACAGCGGGGTCAGCTCGGCCACCGACGTGATCGGCGCGGGGCTGGTGAGCGTGTCGGCCTCGGTGTTCGAGCTGACGACGACCGTCCCCAGGAAATTGTTGGTCGGCGTTTCCGCCGCCGTGAACACGGCCTGCGTCGGAAAGATCGGCACCACCGGGGCGAGCAGGGCGCGCTGCTCCAGGGGGGTGGGGCCTTCGAGCTTGATGTTGCGATGACGCCGCTTCGCTGGGCCCTGAGCCCGCGGTCGGGATGGCTGAGACATTCCATGATCTCCTAACGCTGGACTCGTCCGTCCTGAACCGAGGCCGAGACGCCCGGCAATCCTCAGTATCGGCGCACCTGGCGTTTGACGATGAGTCGAAACATCCGGCAAGACCCGGACTCGGGTTGCAACCCGCGCACTCGGATCTTTTCTCACCTTCTGAATCGGTCGGCGACGGCGGCGTCGATCAGCGAAAGGGGCTTCGCAAGCGGAAAAATCGCTATTTCCGGGCCGTGGGGCGGGCGGCGAGGCCGAGGACCGGCCGGAGGGGGGCGGGGAGGGGCCGAACGCAACGCGGGAGATCGCGAGGAGCGGACGGCTCCTCGCGATCTCCCGCGATTGGATTTCCGGGATTCGATCGGGGGTCGGTCGACTTACTCGACGACGCCCTTGGGGCCGGCCGGGGCGCCGCCGGACTGGGCCTGCTGCGGGACGTGGGCGCGGCGGCGGACGTCGAGCTCGATCGAGCCGAAGGTCCCCTCGTGCCGCTGGATCGTCATACCCAGCGCGGTCAGGAGCCGCTTGGCCGTGTAGAAGTTCATCACGAGCCGCTGGTTCGCCTTGACGTCCTGCCGGCCCTGAGCGAACGGCTGGGGATTGAGGCCGAAGTCGAGGATGACCTCCTCCGGCGTCGCCGTCACGCGGCAGAAGTTCGAGTACGACGGCACCGTGGCCGAATCGTCGACGACGACTTCGGTGGTCACCTGCTGCTGCTGCGTGGGGTTCTCAGGCTCGCTCATTTCCAGATCCATCCTATTCTTGCTTGGGCCGCCGTGCGGTTCCTGGACCGTGTCCGGGAGAGGAGTCCACGGCGAGTTCTCGGTCCCGGGTCCACGATATCAGGTGCAGACTATCGCGAAACGAAAAAATCGATCAAGCCGATTTTTGCGCGCCGGAGGATTCGACCAGCCGGTCCAGCTCGGACAGGGTCCGCCCCGAGGCGCCGTGCTGGGCGAGCACGAACCGACGGCCCGCCTCGCCCCGCGCCGCGGCCTTCTCGGGATCGTCGAGATCTTCGCGAAGGAGGATCGCCATCTCGCGGGGGCCGGCCACCCGTCGGGCGGCGTCGCGCGCCAGGAGCTGGGCCACCGTCTCGCGGAAGTTGGCCGTGTGCGGGCCGAACATCACGGAGGCGCCGTAGGCGGCCGGCTCCATCATGTTCTGGCCCCCCCGCCCGGGCAGGAGGCTGCCGCCCACGAACGCCACGTCGGCCAGGCCCCAGACCGCCCCGAGTTCGCCGAGGGTGTCGATCAGGACGATCGGCGCCGGCTTGCCGGCCGGAGAAGGCGTCACGGGGCCGCGACTGCGGCGCACCACCGTCTCCCCCTCGGACTCAAGCCAACGGGCCACCGCCTCGAACCGCTCGGCGTGGCGGGGGACCAGGACGAGCCGGAGCCGGGGGTGGTCGCGACGCGCCCCGCGGTAGGCGGCGAGCGCCGCTTCCTCTTCCCCGTCCATCGTGCTCCCGGCCACGAACACGAGGTCCGCGGCCATGAGCCCCAACTCCGCGCGGAGTTCCCGGGTGCGGGCATTGTTGCGATCGCTCTCCAGGCCGTCGAATTTCACCGAGCCGGTGACGCTCACGCGGTCGACGGGGACGCCCAGGTCGACGAACCGGCGGGCGTAGTCCTCGTCCTGCGCCGCGACGGCGTCGATCCGGTGGAGCGTGGGGCCGAGCGGGCGGCGGATCCGCCGGTAACCGCGATGGCTCCGCTCGCTCAGGCGGGCGTTGATGACCGCCACCTTGGCCCCGGACCGCTTGGCCGACCTGATCAGGTTGGGCCACAGCTCCAACTCGACGAGCGCCAGCACCGTCGGCCGGACGCGGGTCATCGCCCGCCGGGTCGCCCAGCTGAAGTCGAAGGGGGCGTAGAACGTGATCAGCTCGGGGAAGGTCCGCCGGGCCACGGCCAGGCCGGTCGGGGTGGTCGTTGAGATCACGACCTCCCAGTTCGGCCGTCGGCGGGCCATCTCGCGGACCAGGGGGCGCAGCAGCAAGACCTCGCCGACGCTCACGGCGTGGAACCAGAGGCAGGGGCCTCCCCCCATCCGGTTGGGCGCATCCCCCGAGAATTTCTCCCAGAGCCCGTCGCGATACTTGCCCGAGCGCACCATTCGGAATACGAGGATCGGCGACAGCACGATCAACGTCGCGGCATAGATCAGGTTCAAAACCAGCGGCATCCCGGGGAATCCTTTCCCGATAGAGAGCGAGTGGTCCGCTCGACGAGACGCGAATTGATCAAGCAATCGCCGTGCCCGCCGCCGTTCGAGACCCCTGACCGACCTTTCGCGAACCGTCGCGGCGTCCGAGCCCTCGCTTGCCACCGCCGGCATGGGAAAACCCACGACGGCCAGCGGATGTCGACTCAAACGCTTGATCCGAAAGGGATAGGGGCGTCGCTCGGGACGCCCCGAGGCCGCGGGCGGCCCCGGACGCCCGGCCCCTCCGGGGGTCGTCCCGGGGGGCTGGGGGGTCGGCGGGGATGCAACGAATGCTCAGAAGATGTCGGGGGACGACGTCTGGCGCATGTGGCAGGCTTTGAACTTTTTTCCCGATCCGCAGGGGCAGGGGTCGTTGCGACCCACCTTTTTGCCAACGTTGCGGACCGGCTCCTTCTTCTTGTCGGACGCCGATTCGCCGGCGTGGATGGCGGCGTCCTGGGCCCGTCGGACGCCGTTGCCGGAGTCGGGGACGGCGGCCAGCGACGACGAGGCCGAGTCGGCGTCCTGATGGATGGCCTGGGCCCGGTCGAGCTTCCAGCGCGAGCCGAGGTACGACAGGAACTCGGGATCGAACTGCTCGACGCGGAAGATCAGGTCGGTGACGCGGTCGCCGATCCCGTTCCACATCTCGCCGAAGATTCGCATCCCCTCGCGCTTGAACTCGACCTTGGGGTCGATCTGGGCGTATCCCTGCAAGCCGATCGAGCTGCGGAGGTGGTCCATCGCCCGGAGGTGTTCCATCCAGCTCGAGTCGAGGATCTGGAGCAGGAGGACCTTCTCCATCTCGCGCATCTCGGGGCGGATCTTGGCGTCGAGGGCCGCCGTGAGCTCCTTGCGGACCTCTTCGGCCGTCTTGGCGGCGAGTTCCTCGGCGGTCGTCGAGGAGCCGAGGTTCTTGTGCGCCCATTCGACCAGCCCGGCGAGGGCCGCCGGGGACGCGGGCGGGGCCGGCTTGTCGCGCGCCGAGGAGTGGGGGAAGGCGGCGTCGAGCCGGGCCGTCAACTCGTCGGAGAGCCGGGCGCCGTCGTACTTCTTGTGGGCCAGGGCGATGAGATGAGCTTCCATCTCGGGCCGGAGCATCGTCTGGAGCTCGGCCGGGTCGACGACGCAGTGCAGCCGCTCCGAAGCCCAGGCGGCGAGCCCTTCGCGGTCGTAGCGGGGCGTCTGGTTCTGGGCGTGCGAGCGATCGCCCAGGAAGCGGGTCGTCGCGATCCGGACGGGAAGCTCCGCCTCCTTGGCGACGTACAGCTCTCGGGCCTGCTCCTTGAGGCTCCGGGCGATCCGGTTCCGGTCGAGCCCCTTCCACGAGTCGAGCTCGGCCGTGAGGCCGAACTTGTGCTGGGCCCAGCCGGCCAGGCTGCGACGGCCCCAGTCGGGCTCCAGGAACTCCTTGGCGGGCTCGAGGTCGAGGCCCTCGATCGAGGCCTTGGCCTGATCGTACAGGAACTCCTCCAGGCCCGGCCGGTCGAGGTCCGATTCGTCGCCGTCGCGGCGTTCGAACTTGCGGAGGTCCTTATCCTTGAGGGAGAGGTTGAAGCGGGTGTTCGCCCAGTTGACCAGGGCGCCCCACGTCCAGTCGGCGGGCTCGGCGTCGGCCGGGACGTTCTCGTCCAGGGCCTCGCGGATCGCCTCGTACAGATGGCGTTCGGCGCGGCGGCGGACGATCTCGCCGGCGTCCTCGAACTCGACGCCCCGGAAGTCGCGGGCGGTCATGTCCGCCCCCAGGCGCTGGGAGGCCCATTCGGCGAAGCTGGCCTGGCCGTAGTCGTCGGCGAGGAAGCGGTCGACGGCGTCCTGGATCTGGGAGTCGATCATCTCCAGGATGCGATCCTTGGGGGACGACCCTTCCAGCAGCGCCTGGCGGAACGAGTAGACCCGCTTCCGCTGCTCGTCCATGACCTCGTCGTATTCGAGGAGGTTCTTGCGGATGTCGAAGTTGCGCTCCTCGACCTTCTTCTGGGCGCCCTCGATTCGGCGGCTGACCATCTTGCTCTCGATGGCCTCCCCCTCCTGCATGCCCAGGCGGGTCAGGACGGCCGACACCCATTCGCCGGCGAACTTCCGCATCAGGTCGTCGTCGAGCGCGAGGAAGAACCGCGACGAGCCGGGGTCGCCCTGGCGGCCCGATCGGCCGCGGAGCTGGTTGTCGATCCGGCGGCTCTCGTGCCGCTCGGTGCCGATGATGTGCAGGCCCCCGGCGGCGGCGACCTCGCGGCCCTCGGCCTTCATCTCTCGCTCGTACTTGTCCACGGCCGCCTGCCAGACCTCGGGCGGGACGTCCAGGCGGGTCTCGTAGAGCGGCCGGCCGTCCTCGTTCACCTCGCGCTTGAGGTCGAACCAGGCCATGAACTCGGGGTTGCCGCCGAGGATGATGTCGGTGCCGCGGCCGGCCATGTTGGTGGCGATCGTGACCGCCCCCCGGCGCCCGGCCTGGGCGACGATCTCGGCCTCGCGCTCGTGGTGCTTGGCGTTGAGCACCTGATGGGCGATGCCGTACCGCGTCAGGTACTCGGACAGCTCCTCCGACTTCTCGATCGTGACCGTCCCCACCAGGATCGGCCGGCCGGTCGCGTGGACCTCCTTGATCTCGTCGAGCAGGGCCTGGTTCTTCTCGCGGTCGTAGCGGAAGATTACGTCCGGGTAGTTCACCCGGCTCAGCCCCCGGTTGGTCGGGATGGCGACCACGTCGAGGCCGTAGACCTTGTAGAACTCGTTGGCCTCGGTCATGGCCGTGCCGGTCATGCCCGAGAGCTTCCTGTACAGCTTGAAGAAGTTCTGGAGGGTGATCGTCGCGAGGGTCTGGTTCTCCTCCTTGATCTTCACCCGTTCCTTGGCCTCGACCGCCTGATGGAGGCCGTCGGACCACTGGCGGCCGACCATGAGCCGGCCCGTGAACTCGTCGACGATGACCACCTCGCCGTTGGGCTGGACCACGTAGTCGCGGTCGCGACGGTACAGGTGGTGCGCCTTCAGCGAGTTGTCGATCAGGTGGGGCCACTCCATGTTGCCCGGGGTGTAGAAGCTCTCCAGCCCGGCGATCTTCTCGGCCTCGCGGATGCCTGCGTCGTTCAGGTGGCAGGTCCGTTCCTTCTCCTTGACCTCGAAATGGTCGTTCCGCTTCAGGAGCCGGGCGATCCGGTCGGCCTCGGCGTACTTCCGCACGTCGTCGAAGGCCGGCCCCGAGATGATCAGGGGGGTCCGCGCCTCGTCGATCAGGATGCTGTCCACCTCGTCGATGACGGCGTAGTGGAGCTCGCCCTGGCACTGCAACTCCGCGGTCGGCTTCATGTTGTCGCGGAGGTAGTCGAAGCCGAACTCGTTGTTGGTGCCGTAGGTGATGTCGCGGCCGTAGATCTCCTGGCGCTCCGTCGAGTCCATCTCGGACTGGATCGCGCCCACCGACATCCCCAGGCCCTGATAAAGCGGGCTCATCCACTCGGCGTCGCGGCGGGCGAGGTAGTCGTTGACCGTGATGACGTGGACGCCCTTGCCGTCCAGCGCGTTCAGGTACGCGGCCAGGGTGGCGACCAGCGTCTTGCCCTCGCCGGTGACCATCTCGGCGATGTTGCCGCCGTGCAGGACCATGCCGCCCATGAGCTGGACGTCGAAGTGCCGCATGTTCAGATAGCGGCGGCCCGCCTCGCGGCAGACGGCGAACGCCTCGGGCATCAGCTGGTCGAGCGTCTCGCCGGCCTCGCGGCGGCGGCGGAACTCGTCCGTCTTGGCCTTCAGGGCGTCGTCCGACAGCGTCTGGACCGAGGGCTCCAGCTCGTTGATCCGGGCCACGATCGGACGCATCTGCCGGATGCGCCGTTCGTTAGAGCTGCCGAAAACTCGCACGAGCCCTTCCGAAACCCCCTCGGACAGGGCCGACAGGGCGTCGGTCGTCTTATCCCAAAGCTCGGTCAGCACTTCCATTGCCGCGTGGTCCCCGTGCGAATGATACGTTGCAGCAAGTCATTGCAATACTGCATCTTACAACGGACTTACGGATTTCGTCAACCGCGACGGTGGGTCTCCCCACGCCGGCCTTTCGGCTTTCACGATCCACTTAATGGGACGGCCGACCGCCAGGTTTTCGCCGCGAGCTCGGATCGCGGGCCAGCTTCCCGGCGTCGACGAGAGCCCGACTTCCCTCGACAGCGAAGGCCGACCGGAGCGCCGACTCTCGAAATTCTACGTCGATCCCATCGGCACAGGTCGGATTATCGGCGGTTTTTCGCTTTCAGGTCGCCTTTTCGCTCACATTCCCCGCGAGCGATCTTCCCATGCCGCCCCGACCGCCGATTTTCCGCCCGCGCTTCCTCTCGCCGCCCCTTGTCTTCCGAGTCCACCTGGGCGCAGAATCCAGGAGAGCGCCCCGCCACCCCCCACGAGGAACGTCCATGTCCGTCAAGACCGAGACGTCGCCCCCCGAGACCGTGGCCGATCTCCTCGAACGCCTCGGAGACGTCCCCGCCTTCCGCGTTCGCCTGGACCCACCCCTCGGCACCGCCACCGAGCGCGACGTGGTGGAAGCCCACGATCGCGAAAACCGACTCTTCGAACTCGTCGACGGCGTCCTGGTGGAGAAGACCATGGGGTTCGAGGAATCTCGTTATGCGATCCTCCTGGCGAGCTATCTGATCGCCTTCCTCCGCGATACCGACCTCGGCGTCGTCCTGGGTGCCGACGGCACGGTGAAGCTGCTCCCCGGCCTCGTCCGCATCCCCGACGTGTCGTTCATCTCGTGGGGGCGTTATCCGAAGGGGCTGCGACCGGGCGAGATCCCCGCCGTGGCCCCCGATTTGGCCGTTGAGATCCTGAGCAAGTCCAACACCCGCAAGGAGATGGCCCGGAAGCTCGACGAATATTTCCAGGCCGGCGTGCGGCTGGTCTGGTACGTCGACCCCAAGGCCCGCGAGGTCCGAGTCTATGAGTCCCCCGCCGACCCCGTCACCCTGACAGCCGCCGACGTCCTTGACGGCGGTGCGGTCCTCCCCGGCTTCCGCCTCCCGCTCGCCGAATGGTTCGACCAGGCCGAACGCACAGGGCCGGCCGTCTGAAACGCGGCACGCCGCGTCAGTCCACCTGGTAATACCGGCGTACGGCTTCCCAGGTCGCTTTCGGGTGGTCGGTGGCGAAGGACATGAAGCCGAGGTCCAGGAGCTTGGCGTAGACGTCGGGGGTAGAGCCTCCCCACGGCAGGGTCTGGTAGAGGACGCCGTGGCGGCGCAGTTCCTCGCCGCGAGCGATCAGGAACGCGTCGGACTCCTTGAACGGGTCCCGAGAGTCCCGGCGAATCTCGGCGACCGGACGCGCGAGGTTGGTGTGGATCTGGAGCTGATCGACGTCGGCGAAGTCGGTCGCGCGAAGTTCCTCGAACCGCCTGAGCAAGGCGTCCTCGCTTCCTCCCATCCAGAGCAGCGTCTTCGACTCCGGCGAAAGCGCCTTCCAGCGCCGGATCAGCGGGTAGTTGGTGGACGCCAGGATGACGCGAGACGCGACGCCGGCCTCGGCCGCTTCCTTCGCGAGTTGGGGCAGGTCCACCTGCTTGATGTCCAGGTAGAGCCGACGCGCCGGATCGGAACCCATCGCCGCGAAGACGTCGCGCAGCGGGCCGACGCGACGGCCCGAGAACCGTTCCCCTTTCCAGGCGCCGACGTCGAGCTTGCTCAACTCCTCGAAGGTGACGTCCCCGACCCCCTTCTTCGCCGTCTCCGCGTCCACGCCCCGCACGACGCGAGCGAACGTCGCGTCGTGGAACGGGACGATGACGCCGTCCTTGGTGGTGCGGACGTCGGCCTCCGGGATGCAGCCGAGCGACCAGCCCAGTTCGAACGCCTCGATCGTATTCTCTTCCGCCAGTTCGCCCGCTCCGCGATGCGCCTGGACGATGAACTCGCCCGGCGGGATGTGCTCGCGCACGGTCCAGGGCGGTTCGGCCCGGACGGAATGCCCGACGGCGGAAACGGCCAGCCAGAGGGGGAAACTCAGCAAGAAGCGGTGCATGGGGTCGGTCCTGGGAGGAGCCGGATCGGGGTCATTCGGCCCACGTCGCCCGGTAGTTGAATCGGTCGTTGGGAGCGGCGTCGCCGTCGAGGGTGAAGGTCGAGGCGTCGCCGCCGATCGGGACGTTGTCGAGCCACTTGAAGTCGAAGGCGACTCGCCTGGAGCCGTCGCCGGGGAAGTCCAAGCCCAGGGCGGAGCGGGGAAGGGCCAGTTCCAGCTCGTTCCCGTCGAAGGCGACCGCGGCGGCGGCGTCCAGCGGCTCGGTCGCGCCGTCGGGCTTGAGGCGCTCGACGGTCGCCATGCCGTCGACGATCTGCTCGCGGTTGACGACGAGGTCGTAGCCCAGCCAGCCGGTCTTCGGGTCGTGGTCCGCGTCGATGCAGAGCGTCATCCAGCGCTCGGCGGGCGCGGTGAGGGGTTCGCGAGTCCTGATGTAAAAAAAGACGAATTCGTCGCCGGGCGCGACCTTCGCAGCCATCAGGTCGTTGCGGCCGGTCTCGTTGACGAAGTCGGGCTCGCCTTTCCAGCCGGGGTGCCGGCGTCGGGCCGGATCGCCGATCGTGTCGCGGAATTCGGGGGCGGCGGCCTTCCAGTCGCCGAACGCGCCGTCGACCCGGACCTTGGCCTTCGCCACGTCGGCCGGCTTGCGCACCCCCTTGTAGCGCCGGACCTCGGAGACGAGCTGGTAATAGTACGCGTCGCCGAAGCCCCCCTTCACCGGCTCGATGTCGCGCGAGTACTCCGGCGTGTACTGGTCGACGAAGAACGTGCCGCCCGGCTTGAGCCGGACGCCCCCCATCGACATCTCCCCCTTGGGGTCGATGAACCGCTGGGCGATCCATTCGTTCCAGCCGGTGATGAAGACGAACGGAGGATCGACCTCGCGGGCCCGCTTCCACTGCTCGGCGAAGTAGAGCCCGCGCTCGGGGTGGCGTTCCTCGGGCGGCGGCTGCTTGCCGTCGTGGAAGCTCCGGCCGATGTTCCCCGTGGGGTGCTGCGCGACGGTCACGGAGATCTGCTCGGGCTTGTCGGGTGCCTCATGCCAGCCGGGGGTCTGGGGCGAGTTGTCGAGCCAGGGCCAACGGTCGCGGCCGTCGCCGAACCAGGAATGCCCCTTCGTCCAGGCCCAGGAGCGGCGGATCGTGAAGAAGTCCTTGACCTCGTCGCTCAGGCCGTCGGTCGGCGCGAGGATCAGGGGCTTGCCGCCCCAGGCGAACCAGTGCTCACGGCCCTTCCCCGGCTTGTAAAAAGTCTTGTAGAGATGTTCGACCGTCCTGGCGCTCGCCGAGTTCGTCAGGAACGCGATCCGGGGCGTCCGCTGGCCGGACGCGCGGAACTCGTCGAGGACCTTCAGCACGGCGTCGCGCACCGAGTCGTACGTCAGGGCGTTGGTGACGTCGAAGAACAGGACGTCGACGTCGGCGTCGTTGAGCATCTGAATATGCTTTCGGATGACGTACGCATCGTCGTCCCGATAGTAGCCGAACAGCGGCTCGGCCCAGTGGTGGAACGCCTGGTTGGGCCCGAACTTCGGGTCGTCCGGGTTCGCCGCCAGGATCTTGGAGAGGTCGTAGACGGGGTTCTGCCCCTCGCTCCAGAGGAAGTAGAAGATCCCCGTGGTCCGATCCGCGCGGGGCGGCCCCGCCTCGTCGAACCCCGGCGTCGTCCGCCCGAGCCCGTCCGTGGCCGTCCAGGTGTCGGCCATCACGTCCCAGACGAGGTCGTCGGCCCCTCTCACCATCTGCGACGAGACGAAGGCGAGCGCCGCCGCCAGGGCGGGCGCGATCTGGAGGAATCTCATGGGGGCATCCTCATGCGGCGGGGGAGGGCGTCGGTGCGAAATCGGGCGGGAAGGGGGCGTTTCGTGCGCGGGAGCCGCTCCAATCGAGCGAAGCGTCGCATTGTCAGCTTGGAGGACTCCGTCCCCGGCCTGTTCCTTGGCAATGTAGTCTCGGTTCCTTCGGCGATCAAGCGCCCGACGCCCCGCGCGCCGGGCGTGACCCGCCGAGAAGTGCCATTTCGGACGATCAGTCCCTCGGACGGGAAAGCGGCCGTTCGGCGGCGGATGGGGGCGACGAGCACGCAAGCCGACGCATCTTCCCTTCGTCCGCGATGAAGGTCCCCCTCATCCGGCCTGCGGCCACCCCCACCAGGGGGGAAGGCATGATCGCGCCAGCATTCCTTCCTTCCCTCGCGGCGGACGAGGTGGACCTCGTCCAGGCTTCGGCCGCCTCCTACGCAGATCGCGCGAGGCGTCGAAAGCGCACGAACGAACCCAATTTTCTCGAGGCGTGCGGAGGGGGATTCTCGCTTCCTGGAGCGGCCGGGCACGTCCGGAGAGGTCCGTTGCGGCCTGGGTTGGTTCGCGCGAACGAACCCAATACCGGCTCGTCCTACATCCCCTTGAGGCTCCGCAGGGTGCGGCCGATCTGGAAGTGGCAGAGGGCCAGGGCGCAGGCGTCGGCGACGTCGTGGGGCTCGGGGAGTTCGTCCAGGCCCAGTTCGGTCTGGATGGCGCGCTGCATCTGTTCCTTGGGGGCGCGGCCGCTGCCGGTGAGGGTCTTCTTGACCCGGGCCGCGGCGTAGCCGAAGACGGGGATGCCCCGCGAGGCGGCGGCCAGGACGATGACGCCCCGGGCGTGGCCCATCAGGATCGCCGTGCGCGGGAACTTCACGTGGCTGTGCACCTGCTCCAGCGCCAGGGCGCCGGGCGGGTACGCGGCCAGCAGCTCGACGACGTTGCGATGGAGGTAGTCCAGACGTTGCCCCATGGCCCGGCTCGACGAGCCGGGACGGATCACGCCGGCCTCGACCACGACCGGCCCGCGCGGGCCGGGGTCGACGACCGCGTAGCCCGTCACGTTGAGGCCCGGGTCGATGCCGACGACCCGGCTCCAGACCGGCGGGCTCGCGCCGTCGCCGGGCTTGACGGCGTCGAGGCTCCCTTCGGACTCGCACGATCGGGACGTCATCGGGGCGACTCCTCCGTCGGGAGACGAGGCGGTTCTGGGCCGCCCCCGGGCTCTCAACTCAGCGCTTGGCTTCGACCCGCCAGCGAGTGCCGTCGGCGCCGTCT includes:
- a CDS encoding glycerophosphodiester phosphodiesterase, with translation MHRFLLSFPLWLAVSAVGHSVRAEPPWTVREHIPPGEFIVQAHRGAGELAEENTIEAFELGWSLGCIPEADVRTTKDGVIVPFHDATFARVVRGVDAETAKKGVGDVTFEELSKLDVGAWKGERFSGRRVGPLRDVFAAMGSDPARRLYLDIKQVDLPQLAKEAAEAGVASRVILASTNYPLIRRWKALSPESKTLLWMGGSEDALLRRFEELRATDFADVDQLQIHTNLARPVAEIRRDSRDPFKESDAFLIARGEELRRHGVLYQTLPWGGSTPDVYAKLLDLGFMSFATDHPKATWEAVRRYYQVD
- a CDS encoding crossover junction endodeoxyribonuclease RuvC, whose amino-acid sequence is MTSRSCESEGSLDAVKPGDGASPPVWSRVVGIDPGLNVTGYAVVDPGPRGPVVVEAGVIRPGSSSRAMGQRLDYLHRNVVELLAAYPPGALALEQVHSHVKFPRTAILMGHARGVIVLAAASRGIPVFGYAAARVKKTLTGSGRAPKEQMQRAIQTELGLDELPEPHDVADACALALCHFQIGRTLRSLKGM